Proteins found in one Borreliella valaisiana VS116 genomic segment:
- the fusA gene encoding elongation factor G, giving the protein MGIRNIGIMAHIDAGKTTTTERIIYYTGKSHKMGDVDSGNTITDWMPQEQERGITISSAAITCHWKDCQINIIDTPGHVDFTAEVERSLRVLDGGVVIFSAVDGIQAQTETVWKQAEKYEIPRLAYVNKMDRLGANFFKVVGDIESKFKTIPLILQIPIGNESNFEGVVDIILNKELHFSMENGSPKLTYSQIREEFVEKAVFFKKKLIDILSQFSEEITQLFLEDKEIGLDIIKREIRRGTISRFIIPVLMGTSLKNIGIEPLIDSIVDYLPSPFEKSFSAFSLDTNKKILVDPNENKKLSALVFKVQYSSVIASHLYFVRVYSGEINSNKRIINASNGKREKFTKIFRVFSNKNEQIDFVKTGDIGAVLGLKFSVTGDTLVEENNNVLLESVIFPEPVVLMSVEPERSSDEVRLKEIFEIISKEDPTFSYSESKETGQLIISGMGELHLEIILTRIKDEFNLNVYTGKPQVSYRESAGKIVKEVFEFNNIFAGKNIVFKIGIIIKPLSRGEGNKIDFECSIDSAIKSAILRGITTAFVSGVFGYPIIDINVSIFSIVCETGKISASAFESISGFAFHSIFQKSDPIRLEPIMLLEIRTPIEHTGEIISTLNVMGGVIHSVNNIGEYDLIKSEAAFEKLFGYASILRSSTKGRGSFTMEFSYFKEKVS; this is encoded by the coding sequence ATGGGGATTAGAAATATTGGAATTATGGCTCATATTGATGCTGGTAAAACCACTACTACAGAAAGAATTATTTATTATACTGGCAAAAGCCATAAAATGGGAGATGTAGATTCTGGAAATACTATTACTGATTGGATGCCTCAAGAGCAAGAAAGAGGAATTACTATTAGTTCCGCTGCTATTACTTGCCATTGGAAGGATTGCCAAATAAATATTATTGATACTCCAGGGCATGTTGATTTCACGGCAGAGGTTGAAAGATCTCTTCGGGTTCTTGATGGAGGTGTTGTTATTTTTAGCGCTGTTGATGGAATTCAAGCCCAAACAGAAACTGTTTGGAAACAGGCAGAAAAATATGAAATTCCTCGACTTGCTTATGTAAATAAGATGGACAGATTAGGTGCTAATTTTTTTAAAGTTGTAGGAGATATTGAGAGTAAGTTTAAAACTATTCCTTTAATTTTGCAAATTCCGATTGGAAATGAAAGCAATTTTGAAGGAGTAGTTGATATTATTTTAAATAAAGAGCTTCATTTTTCAATGGAAAATGGAAGTCCAAAATTAACTTATAGTCAAATTAGAGAAGAATTTGTTGAAAAAGCAGTTTTTTTTAAGAAAAAGTTAATAGATATTCTTAGTCAATTTAGTGAAGAAATTACTCAATTATTTCTTGAAGATAAAGAGATTGGTTTAGATATTATTAAAAGGGAGATTAGAAGAGGTACTATTTCTAGATTTATTATTCCTGTTTTAATGGGAACTAGTTTGAAAAATATTGGAATAGAACCTTTAATTGATTCGATTGTGGATTACTTGCCAAGTCCTTTTGAAAAAAGCTTTAGTGCTTTTTCTTTAGATACAAATAAAAAAATTTTAGTTGACCCTAATGAAAACAAAAAATTGTCAGCTCTTGTTTTTAAAGTTCAATATTCAAGTGTAATTGCTTCGCATCTTTATTTTGTTAGAGTTTATTCTGGTGAGATTAATTCTAATAAAAGAATTATCAATGCTTCAAATGGTAAGCGCGAAAAGTTTACAAAAATTTTTAGAGTTTTTTCAAATAAAAATGAACAAATAGATTTTGTGAAAACAGGTGATATTGGTGCTGTTTTAGGATTAAAGTTTTCTGTTACAGGGGATACTCTTGTTGAAGAAAACAACAATGTTTTGCTTGAATCTGTTATTTTTCCAGAGCCAGTTGTTTTAATGTCTGTTGAGCCTGAAAGATCATCAGATGAGGTCAGATTAAAAGAAATTTTTGAAATAATATCTAAAGAAGATCCTACTTTTAGTTATTCTGAGAGCAAAGAAACAGGGCAATTGATTATATCTGGAATGGGTGAATTACATCTTGAGATTATTTTGACAAGAATTAAAGATGAATTTAATCTTAATGTTTACACAGGAAAACCTCAAGTAAGTTACAGGGAGAGTGCAGGTAAAATTGTAAAAGAAGTTTTTGAGTTTAACAATATTTTTGCTGGCAAAAATATTGTTTTTAAAATTGGAATAATTATTAAACCTTTGTCACGGGGTGAGGGGAATAAAATCGATTTTGAATGTAGTATTGATTCTGCTATTAAGTCTGCAATATTGAGGGGAATTACAACTGCATTTGTAAGCGGAGTTTTTGGATATCCTATTATTGATATTAATGTTAGTATTTTTTCTATTGTTTGTGAAACTGGTAAAATTAGTGCAAGTGCTTTTGAATCAATTTCAGGATTTGCTTTTCATAGCATTTTTCAAAAATCAGACCCTATTAGACTTGAACCAATAATGTTATTGGAAATTAGAACACCTATTGAGCATACAGGAGAAATTATTTCTACACTAAATGTTATGGGGGGTGTTATTCATTCAGTTAACAATATTGGAGAGTATGATTTGATAAAATCAGAGGCGGCGTTTGAGAAACTTTTTGGGTATGCTTCTATTTTAAGAAGTTCTACTAAAGGGAGAGGTAGTTTTACTATGGAATTTTCTTATTTTAAGGAAAAAGTGAGTTAA
- the mvk gene encoding mevalonate kinase: MLRIRKPAKILFLGEHSAVYGFPVIGATVPIYMDLLYSVSKNWKYLGKPSTKLDSLISFIVSNYSKVNPIEFAILSEIPIGVGLGSSASLSLCFAEYITSHFEYRDCNKILLANQIENIFHGKSSGMDIGLIDLGGTFYLEKKENFLSSKKIKDSGFYFLIGAIKRDFTTKEIVVNLKKQLLSNADLFVFIEKLGLTTSNAYISFQNKDVYSLANEMNVAHHCLKRLGLSNDALDWLISWGIKLGALSGKLSGSGKGGAFIFLFESREKANTAQKELNNMLKNSKINLVLRLKIIEV, translated from the coding sequence ATGCTAAGAATAAGAAAGCCCGCTAAAATATTATTCTTAGGCGAACATAGTGCTGTTTATGGGTTTCCAGTTATTGGAGCTACAGTTCCAATTTATATGGATCTACTTTACAGTGTGTCTAAAAATTGGAAATATTTAGGAAAACCCAGCACAAAATTAGATAGCTTGATAAGCTTTATTGTTTCAAATTACAGTAAAGTTAATCCTATTGAGTTTGCTATTCTTTCTGAAATTCCTATTGGAGTTGGTCTTGGTTCTTCTGCCAGCCTTAGTTTGTGTTTTGCAGAATATATTACAAGTCATTTTGAATATAGGGATTGTAATAAAATTTTGTTGGCAAATCAAATTGAAAACATTTTTCATGGCAAATCTTCTGGAATGGATATTGGTCTAATTGATCTTGGCGGAACTTTTTATTTAGAGAAAAAAGAAAATTTTTTGAGTTCAAAAAAAATAAAAGATTCTGGATTTTATTTTTTAATAGGAGCGATAAAAAGAGATTTTACGACTAAAGAAATAGTTGTTAATTTGAAAAAGCAGTTATTGTCCAATGCTGATTTATTTGTTTTTATTGAAAAACTTGGCCTTACTACAAGTAATGCTTATATTTCTTTTCAGAATAAGGATGTATATTCTTTAGCTAACGAAATGAATGTTGCACACCATTGTTTAAAGCGTTTGGGATTATCTAATGATGCTCTTGACTGGCTGATAAGTTGGGGAATCAAATTGGGTGCTCTTTCTGGTAAGTTAAGCGGTTCTGGCAAAGGGGGCGCGTTTATTTTTCTTTTTGAAAGCCGGGAAAAAGCCAATACAGCTCAAAAAGAATTAAATAATATGCTTAAAAATTCTAAAATAAACTTGGTTTTAAGGTTAAAAATAATTGAAGTTTAG
- a CDS encoding KH domain-containing protein, with amino-acid sequence MKEYGNEIELIEFVVKSLVDKQDEVKLNVIEGEKSTILELRVSQSDVGKIIGRRGRIARAIRTLLGACAAKTNRRVQLEILD; translated from the coding sequence ATGAAAGAGTATGGAAATGAAATTGAACTTATAGAGTTTGTAGTAAAGTCTCTTGTAGATAAACAAGATGAAGTGAAACTAAATGTAATTGAAGGGGAAAAGTCAACTATTTTGGAATTAAGGGTTTCCCAAAGCGATGTAGGTAAGATAATCGGAAGACGAGGTCGTATTGCACGAGCTATTAGAACTTTGCTTGGAGCTTGTGCTGCTAAAACCAATAGGCGAGTGCAATTGGAAATTTTAGATTGA
- the mvaD gene encoding diphosphomevalonate decarboxylase, with the protein MKVKCKVNASLALIKYWGKKDVFLNIPATSSLAVSVDKFYSISELELSDRDEIILNSKPVILQNREKVFFDYARKILSEPNVRFKIKSENNFPTAAGLASSSSGFASIAACILKYFNKYSFNSASNLARIGSASAARAIYGGFTILKEGSKESFQLRDQYYFDDLCIIFAIIDSNEKELSSREAMNICKYHEFYYDAWIASSKKIFKDALYFFLKKDFIHFGTTIVKSYQNMFALMFASSIFYFKSSTIDLIKYAANLRNEGIFVFETMDAGPQVKFICLEKNLNTILKRLEQNFNDIDFIVSKVGCGLEWI; encoded by the coding sequence ATGAAAGTAAAGTGCAAAGTTAATGCAAGCTTAGCTTTAATTAAATATTGGGGCAAGAAGGATGTTTTTTTAAATATCCCAGCGACTTCTAGTCTTGCTGTTAGCGTTGATAAGTTTTATTCAATAAGTGAGCTTGAACTTTCAGATCGAGATGAAATAATTTTAAATTCAAAGCCGGTTATATTACAAAATAGAGAAAAGGTGTTTTTTGATTATGCAAGAAAAATTCTTAGTGAGCCGAATGTTAGATTTAAAATTAAAAGTGAAAACAATTTTCCAACAGCAGCAGGCCTTGCAAGTTCAAGTTCGGGTTTTGCATCTATTGCTGCTTGTATTTTGAAATATTTTAATAAATATTCTTTTAATAGTGCATCTAATCTTGCAAGAATAGGGTCAGCTTCTGCAGCGAGGGCTATTTATGGGGGGTTTACTATTTTAAAAGAAGGCTCAAAAGAATCTTTTCAGTTAAGAGATCAATATTATTTTGATGATTTGTGCATAATATTTGCCATAATTGATAGTAATGAAAAAGAATTGTCTTCAAGAGAGGCAATGAATATTTGTAAATATCACGAATTTTATTATGATGCTTGGATTGCTTCTAGTAAAAAGATCTTTAAAGATGCTTTATATTTTTTTTTAAAAAAAGATTTTATTCATTTTGGAACAACTATTGTAAAAAGTTATCAGAATATGTTTGCTTTAATGTTTGCATCTTCTATTTTTTATTTTAAAAGTAGTACAATAGATTTAATTAAATATGCTGCTAATTTGAGAAATGAAGGAATTTTTGTATTTGAGACAATGGATGCGGGTCCCCAAGTAAAGTTTATTTGTTTGGAGAAAAATTTAAATACTATTTTAAAAAGACTTGAGCAAAATTTTAATGACATTGATTTTATTGTTTCAAAGGTTGGATGTGGCTTAGAATGGATTTGA
- the trmD gene encoding tRNA (guanosine(37)-N1)-methyltransferase TrmD, with translation MKFTVISLFPAIIKPFFENSIMKKAINKGIVNFELIDVRDFSKNKHKRCDDLPYGGGAGMVLKAEPISFALEHVEATKKTTIFLSPSGKKYTQELAYSLSKEEEIVIICGRYEGIDQRIIDLYVDFEISIGDYVLSSGEIAALVLIDSVYRLLDGVINPNSLLEESFGVKNGLLEYPHYTRPYNFMGIKVPEVLVSGHHENIRNWRLFKAREKTKKNRYDLYLKYLEIIGEDNGFDKKN, from the coding sequence ATGAAATTTACAGTTATATCCCTTTTCCCCGCAATAATTAAACCATTTTTTGAAAATTCAATAATGAAAAAAGCTATTAACAAAGGAATAGTGAATTTTGAGCTTATTGATGTTAGGGATTTTTCAAAAAATAAGCATAAAAGATGTGATGATTTGCCTTATGGGGGCGGTGCTGGAATGGTATTAAAGGCCGAACCCATTTCTTTTGCTCTTGAGCATGTAGAAGCTACTAAGAAAACAACAATATTTTTAAGCCCTTCTGGTAAAAAGTATACCCAAGAGTTGGCATATTCCTTGTCAAAAGAAGAAGAAATTGTTATAATTTGTGGGAGATATGAAGGAATTGATCAGCGTATTATAGATTTGTATGTTGATTTTGAGATTTCTATTGGAGATTATGTTTTATCTTCAGGAGAGATTGCAGCTCTTGTTTTAATAGATAGTGTATATAGATTGTTAGATGGAGTAATAAATCCTAATTCTTTATTAGAAGAATCATTCGGTGTGAAAAACGGGTTACTTGAGTATCCCCATTATACCAGGCCTTATAATTTTATGGGGATAAAGGTTCCAGAAGTTCTTGTTTCAGGTCATCATGAAAATATAAGGAATTGGAGGCTTTTTAAGGCTAGAGAAAAAACTAAAAAAAACAGATATGATTTATACCTTAAATATTTAGAGATAATAGGAGAAGATAATGGATTTGATAAGAAAAATTGA
- the ffh gene encoding signal recognition particle protein: MLESLGSNFKNFINYLSGKSTINDKNIAEAIEIIKNSLVDADVNLRVVRRFLNSIIEESRGVKVLRGIDPKSQFIKIVNDNLVKFLGGKNYELSLNPINKQSYILMVGLQGSGKTTTCAKLSLRLKKENRKVLLVAADTFRAAAIEQLKILGSQIGVPVFSLEGEKDPIKIVKASMKVAESEFFDSVIVDTRGRLEVESLLVEEIKKIKEILQPTETILVLDSMTGQVAVNIAKEFNENVGLTGAIFSKFDSDTRGGAVLSFKSICAVPIKFIGVGEKIEDLDSFYPERIASRILGMGDVVSLVEKVQSVVDKEEVIKLEEKINKASFNFEDYLSQFRRMRQVGGVSNFVSYLPGASKSMLNVDNLNEEIFNKEEAIILSMTKKERINPVILNNPSRKKRIALGSGTTIFDVNKLIKKFSQTTLFMKKMKNKDFQNKIASLLGK, encoded by the coding sequence ATGCTTGAAAGTTTGGGATCAAATTTTAAGAATTTTATAAACTATCTTTCTGGAAAATCTACAATAAATGATAAAAACATTGCAGAGGCTATTGAGATTATTAAAAATTCTTTAGTTGATGCTGATGTTAACTTAAGAGTTGTAAGACGTTTTTTAAATTCTATAATTGAAGAATCCAGGGGAGTAAAAGTTTTAAGAGGTATTGATCCTAAATCTCAGTTTATTAAAATTGTCAATGATAATCTTGTTAAATTTTTGGGAGGCAAAAATTATGAGCTTAGCTTGAATCCTATCAATAAGCAATCTTATATTCTTATGGTTGGACTTCAAGGTTCTGGTAAGACCACAACATGTGCTAAGCTTTCTTTAAGGCTTAAAAAGGAAAATAGAAAGGTGCTTCTTGTAGCCGCCGACACATTTAGAGCAGCAGCCATAGAGCAGTTAAAAATATTGGGTAGTCAAATAGGTGTGCCAGTATTTTCACTTGAGGGGGAAAAAGATCCTATTAAAATTGTTAAAGCGTCTATGAAGGTTGCCGAATCTGAGTTTTTTGATTCTGTAATAGTTGATACTAGAGGACGACTTGAGGTTGAATCTTTGTTGGTTGAAGAAATAAAAAAAATCAAGGAGATTTTGCAGCCCACAGAAACCATTTTAGTACTAGACTCTATGACGGGTCAAGTTGCGGTAAATATTGCTAAGGAATTTAATGAGAATGTTGGACTTACCGGTGCAATATTTTCTAAGTTTGATTCAGATACTAGAGGGGGTGCTGTACTGTCGTTCAAAAGTATTTGTGCAGTTCCTATTAAATTTATTGGTGTTGGAGAAAAAATCGAAGATCTTGATTCTTTTTACCCAGAAAGAATTGCTTCTAGAATTCTCGGCATGGGGGATGTCGTTAGTCTTGTAGAGAAGGTTCAAAGTGTTGTTGACAAAGAAGAAGTTATTAAGCTTGAGGAAAAAATTAATAAAGCTAGTTTTAATTTTGAGGACTATCTAAGCCAATTTAGACGTATGAGGCAAGTGGGAGGGGTTTCTAATTTTGTAAGTTATTTACCAGGTGCTTCAAAATCAATGTTGAATGTAGATAACTTAAATGAAGAAATTTTTAATAAAGAAGAAGCTATCATTCTTTCTATGACTAAAAAAGAAAGAATAAACCCAGTGATTTTAAACAATCCCTCAAGAAAAAAAAGAATAGCTTTAGGAAGTGGGACAACTATTTTTGATGTTAATAAGCTCATAAAAAAGTTTAGTCAAACAACTTTGTTTATGAAAAAAATGAAAAATAAAGATTTCCAAAATAAGATTGCATCCCTTTTGGGAAAATAA
- the rplS gene encoding 50S ribosomal protein L19: MDLIRKIESQNKKNEAFVFNVGDTVKVVYKIIEGSNERLQSFEGIVISFQNKGIGKTFLVRKISSGIGVEKIFPVYSPIIEKVEVLRRGKVRRAKLYYMRNRIGKAAMKIKERLNIKKVKR; encoded by the coding sequence ATGGATTTGATAAGAAAAATTGAATCTCAGAATAAGAAAAATGAGGCTTTTGTCTTTAATGTGGGAGACACTGTGAAGGTTGTTTATAAAATTATTGAGGGCAGTAATGAAAGGCTACAGAGTTTTGAAGGAATTGTTATTTCTTTTCAAAATAAGGGAATTGGTAAAACATTTTTGGTTAGAAAAATTTCATCAGGAATAGGTGTTGAAAAAATTTTTCCAGTATATTCTCCTATAATAGAAAAAGTTGAAGTTTTAAGAAGGGGAAAGGTTAGAAGGGCAAAGCTTTATTATATGAGAAATAGAATTGGTAAAGCTGCTATGAAGATCAAGGAGCGTCTTAATATTAAAAAAGTTAAGCGGTAG
- the rpsP gene encoding 30S ribosomal protein S16: protein MSVKIRLKRMGAKKRPYYRIVVMDSASPRDGRAIEELGYYHPVEKQKQIKIKEDRIKDWISKGAILSDTVKMLLNKNNLNAKSQEV from the coding sequence TTGAGCGTTAAGATAAGATTGAAGAGAATGGGAGCTAAAAAAAGACCTTATTATAGGATTGTAGTTATGGATTCTGCTTCTCCTAGAGATGGTAGAGCAATTGAAGAGCTTGGTTATTATCATCCTGTTGAAAAGCAAAAGCAAATAAAAATTAAGGAAGATAGAATTAAAGATTGGATAAGTAAGGGAGCAATTTTAAGTGATACAGTGAAAATGCTTTTAAATAAAAACAACTTGAATGCGAAAAGTCAGGAGGTTTAG
- a CDS encoding GHMP family kinase ATP-binding protein, translating into MDLINFSVPGNLLLMGEYTILEEKGLGLAIAINKRAFFSFKKSDSWRFFSKKKEIDDFSLIENRSDFVFKMFSYLSQNCFFNLERSAYDVYIDTSNFFFNDGTKKGFGSSAVVAIGITCGFFLINNATNVVKKDEIFKYCLEAYRHSQGGIGSGYDIATSIFGGIIEFEGGSIPKFRQLGDIEFNDFYLLRGLQAVKTTASIYEYNKHRDYILDFIFKCNLEMRKLILSIGNSKSALISSFKRAKELGLAIGEAIGVSAALSPSLEHLKDQCDLIKALGAGNETFLVYRPNLKAFDLSKIIPIVLEPEGIKFESDKC; encoded by the coding sequence ATGGATTTGATTAATTTTTCCGTGCCTGGAAATTTGCTTTTAATGGGGGAGTATACTATTTTAGAGGAAAAGGGATTGGGGTTGGCAATTGCCATCAACAAGAGGGCATTTTTTTCTTTTAAAAAGAGCGATTCTTGGCGCTTCTTTAGCAAAAAGAAAGAGATAGACGATTTTTCTTTAATAGAAAATAGAAGTGATTTTGTTTTTAAAATGTTTTCTTACTTGAGCCAAAATTGTTTTTTTAATCTAGAGAGGTCTGCATATGATGTATATATCGATACAAGTAATTTTTTCTTTAATGATGGAACTAAAAAGGGATTTGGATCAAGCGCTGTTGTTGCTATTGGTATAACATGTGGATTTTTTTTAATTAATAATGCTACTAATGTTGTTAAAAAAGATGAAATTTTTAAATATTGTTTAGAAGCTTACAGACACTCTCAAGGGGGAATAGGTAGTGGATATGATATTGCTACTAGTATTTTTGGGGGTATTATTGAGTTTGAAGGTGGTTCTATTCCTAAATTCAGGCAGCTAGGTGATATAGAGTTTAATGATTTTTATTTACTGCGGGGTTTGCAAGCAGTTAAAACCACTGCTTCTATTTATGAATACAATAAACATAGAGATTATATTTTAGATTTTATATTTAAATGCAATTTAGAGATGAGAAAACTTATTTTAAGTATTGGTAATTCTAAATCCGCATTAATTTCTAGTTTTAAAAGAGCTAAAGAATTAGGATTGGCAATTGGAGAGGCAATAGGGGTTTCCGCAGCTTTATCCCCAAGTTTAGAGCATCTTAAAGATCAATGTGATTTAATTAAAGCTTTGGGAGCCGGAAATGAAACTTTTTTAGTTTACAGGCCTAATCTTAAAGCTTTTGATTTGTCAAAAATTATTCCAATTGTTTTAGAGCCTGAAGGCATTAAGTTTGAAAGCGATAAATGCTAA
- the badR gene encoding host adaptation transcriptional regulator BadR: MQGENMVSIRGGNRRKILLSLKNMQYSRTDLARKLTLTNAAVTILTNQMIKENLLIEVGSRVSDVKKHGRKEILLDINKDYAYSMGVIISSNYFQIGIANLKCEVLISETHSFEPPVSAYDILEKIKDHMIEIIWKHNFSRDKFIGLGFSITGLIKDKESGIVNDSYGAWIEKDVPVKRILEEYFSLTVYLESYVKNLSLAEFMGKNIDNIMFFDYTDTAELSIWSDGNVYPGFNNKSGMVSHMIIDYEGEKNCPTCGNKGCVNMLISNFALQRLISKEFMNGEIPELYEKYEGRLKKVTIYDIFSLYEKYGFINKIMEDTVKYLAIIIINIQRMLDFNYLVLYGQSFKLKAFFDLLKEEIKKRNKENIILKLSSLDTEVSVVGPASSVIFNKFYLTGGDID; this comes from the coding sequence ATGCAAGGTGAAAATATGGTTTCAATTAGAGGTGGAAATAGAAGAAAAATTCTTCTTAGTTTGAAAAATATGCAATATTCAAGAACAGATTTAGCTCGTAAGTTAACCTTAACAAATGCTGCGGTTACTATTTTGACTAATCAAATGATAAAAGAAAATCTTTTGATAGAGGTTGGATCTAGAGTGTCTGATGTTAAAAAACATGGGCGAAAAGAAATACTTCTTGATATTAATAAAGATTATGCGTATTCAATGGGAGTTATTATTTCTAGCAATTATTTTCAAATAGGTATTGCTAATCTTAAATGTGAGGTTTTAATAAGCGAGACTCATTCTTTTGAACCCCCAGTTAGTGCTTATGATATTTTAGAAAAAATAAAAGATCATATGATAGAAATTATTTGGAAACATAATTTTTCAAGAGATAAGTTTATTGGTTTAGGTTTTAGTATTACAGGGTTAATAAAAGATAAAGAATCGGGCATTGTTAATGACAGTTATGGAGCATGGATTGAAAAAGATGTACCTGTTAAGAGAATACTTGAGGAATATTTTTCACTTACAGTTTATCTTGAAAGTTATGTTAAAAATTTATCGCTTGCCGAATTTATGGGTAAAAATATAGACAATATTATGTTTTTTGACTATACAGATACTGCTGAACTTTCGATTTGGTCAGATGGCAATGTTTATCCTGGTTTTAATAATAAGTCAGGCATGGTTAGCCACATGATAATTGATTATGAAGGAGAAAAAAATTGTCCAACTTGTGGTAATAAGGGTTGTGTTAATATGCTAATATCTAATTTTGCTTTACAGAGATTGATTTCAAAAGAGTTTATGAATGGTGAGATTCCTGAGCTTTATGAAAAGTATGAAGGTAGATTAAAAAAGGTTACAATATATGATATTTTTTCTCTTTATGAGAAATATGGTTTTATAAATAAAATTATGGAAGATACAGTTAAATATTTAGCAATAATTATTATAAATATTCAAAGAATGCTTGATTTTAATTATTTAGTACTCTACGGTCAAAGTTTTAAATTAAAAGCTTTTTTTGATTTGTTAAAAGAAGAAATTAAAAAGCGCAATAAAGAGAATATAATATTAAAGCTTAGTTCATTAGATACTGAAGTTTCTGTTGTTGGACCGGCTTCTAGTGTTATTTTTAATAAATTTTATTTGACAGGAGGAGATATTGATTAA
- a CDS encoding BB0689 family surface lipoprotein: protein MKKLILIFAVFLYQACNLNTIHPTDTKEDMKILYSEIAELRKKLNLNHLEIDDILEKVAKEYAIKLGENRTLTHTLFGTTPMQRIHKHDQSFTITREILASGIELNSVVNAWLNSPSHKEALINTDTNKIGGYRLKTTDNINIFVVLFGKRKEKN from the coding sequence ATGAAAAAATTGATTTTAATTTTTGCAGTGTTTTTATATCAAGCATGCAATTTAAATACAATACATCCAACAGATACAAAAGAAGACATGAAAATCCTATATTCAGAAATTGCTGAATTGAGAAAAAAATTGAATCTAAACCATCTAGAAATAGATGATATTCTTGAAAAAGTTGCAAAGGAATATGCTATTAAACTGGGTGAAAATAGAACACTAACTCATACCCTTTTTGGTACAACCCCAATGCAAAGAATACACAAACACGATCAATCCTTTACTATAACAAGAGAGATACTAGCATCAGGAATTGAACTTAACAGCGTAGTTAATGCATGGCTTAATAGTCCAAGCCACAAAGAAGCTCTTATTAATACTGATACCAATAAAATAGGTGGCTATAGATTAAAAACAACTGACAATATAAATATATTTGTAGTTCTTTTTGGAAAAAGAAAAGAGAAGAATTGA
- the rimM gene encoding ribosome maturation factor RimM (Essential for efficient processing of 16S rRNA): protein MFVKGVILSSYGINGYAKVKSISNNFCDFINLKNNKVLLKKSNGFAIEVKVVDVDIKSNSLFLKFEGINTPELVKPLIGFELWVDDSLASSLEEGEYYLGRLIGYAIVNNNKKLGEVVAFFEYLNSAFLEVKVGIKFFFIPFLSIYIGDIDVEEKTIELKVLDLLR from the coding sequence ATGTTTGTTAAAGGCGTGATATTATCGTCTTATGGAATTAATGGGTATGCTAAGGTTAAAAGCATATCCAATAATTTTTGTGATTTTATTAACCTAAAAAATAACAAAGTCCTTTTAAAAAAAAGCAATGGTTTTGCCATTGAAGTTAAAGTTGTAGATGTTGATATAAAAAGCAATTCCTTGTTTTTGAAATTTGAAGGGATTAATACCCCAGAGTTAGTAAAGCCTTTGATTGGTTTCGAATTGTGGGTTGATGATTCGCTTGCATCGAGTTTAGAGGAAGGCGAATATTACTTGGGAAGATTGATTGGCTATGCCATTGTTAATAACAATAAAAAACTAGGAGAAGTTGTAGCTTTTTTTGAATATTTAAATAGTGCATTCCTTGAGGTCAAAGTGGGTATTAAATTTTTTTTTATTCCTTTTTTGAGCATTTATATTGGAGATATAGATGTAGAGGAGAAAACAATTGAGCTTAAGGTTTTAGATCTTTTAAGATGA
- a CDS encoding Dps family protein, with amino-acid sequence MEKYLSYIKKDDLEEIHVKLQELLASLHIFYSNLRGIHWNIKDTNFFVIHEKTEDLYEYIEKIIDIIAERSRMLGYDSEFRYSEFIKKSFIKELDVESTSDFLLSMQSIVNSLEEILKNIFGMRKLIDAAFDYGTANIIDDIMSDLEKHLWMHKALLENCHCFCHDDNKSECCECDTK; translated from the coding sequence GTGGAAAAGTATTTAAGTTATATAAAAAAGGATGATTTAGAAGAAATACACGTAAAATTACAAGAGCTCTTAGCAAGTTTACATATTTTTTATTCCAATTTAAGAGGTATTCATTGGAATATAAAAGATACTAATTTTTTTGTTATTCACGAAAAAACCGAAGATCTTTATGAATATATTGAAAAGATTATTGATATTATTGCAGAGCGTTCAAGAATGCTTGGATATGATTCTGAATTTAGATATTCTGAATTTATTAAAAAATCCTTTATTAAGGAGCTTGATGTTGAATCAACTTCTGATTTTTTACTTTCAATGCAAAGCATTGTTAATAGTCTTGAAGAGATTTTGAAAAATATTTTTGGAATGAGAAAATTGATTGATGCTGCTTTTGATTATGGTACTGCTAATATTATAGATGACATTATGAGTGATCTTGAAAAGCATTTATGGATGCATAAGGCATTGCTTGAAAATTGTCATTGTTTTTGTCATGATGATAACAAATCTGAATGTTGCGAGTGTGATACAAAATAA